TGGATTGCCCCTCCTTTTCCGCTGGCATCCATTCCTTCAAACACAATAATACCCGGTATACCCTTTGCATACATTTTGTAGGCAATCTTTTGTGCCTCCTTCTGGAGCTTTTTCAGCTTGCTTTCATAATAGTCCTGTTTAATAGTAAGGCTTAAATCAACATTCTCAAGTGGTTTAACCTTGGCATCATGGCCCCTTATATACCCCTCATTATTATTGTCCTTTGCTTCAAGCCTTTCCATCCCTTCTTGTATCAAGTCAATAGTCATTCCTAATATTGTTTTGGATGCATTTTTCAGGTCTTCACCTGAAATAATGTTCCATGGACTATATCTAAAGCTGGATAGCTTTAGAATATTATCAAAATGTTTACAATAATTTTTATAATTCTGATTTTGCTGTATATCTCTGTCGGTTACCAGCAGCTCACTGTATTTGTGATTGGTTAGTTCATCTATTCTTTCCTTTTGTGTCTTTTCTTTTACATGCAAAAAGTATTTTATAATTATTGTGTTATCATCGTGCAATTGCTTTTCAATCGTACTTATATCCCTTATATCTCGTTTCAATTCATCAGCCTCTATGCTAATTTTGTTCATTATATCAAAGTAAAAGCTTCTGTCAAAAATGGCCATATCACCTTTTTTAGGTACCTTGCTCCAAAACCTCCAGAGAAATGATCTTTCATTCTCTTCATCTGTCGGTTTGTCGAACACACTAACCTTATACGACCTTGGGTCTAATTCCCGAATCAGGTCATTAAGTACAAAACCCTTCCCAGAAGATTCCCAGCCGTCTATGATAATAAGCACAGGTATCTTTTTATTCTTTACCAACCTCTGAAGCTTTGCCAGCCTCTCTCCAAGCTCAGCTCTTTTCATTTTTTCATAAGGACTTTTGAACTTATGAAAATCAAACTTCTTAATCATGCTGAATTATCCTCCCAGATACAAAGCCAATATTGATAATCAATTTATTATTCCCTGATAAAATTTTTTAATGAACAAATCTGAACTTATGTCAATGCTTCAGCCACCTTCCACATCACATACCCAGCCTTTTGCCTTATCTGCAGCATGGCAGTACTGTCAAATGGAGTATCTGTCATATTGATAATCACCAGTTTATCACCTTCAAAGTACTTGATTAATTTCGCCGCAGGATATACAACAAGGCTTGTGCCAATAACAATGACCATATCCGCATCTCTTATATACCACTTTGCACGATAGAGCTTTTCCTCATCCAGCATCTCCTCATACAAAACAACATCCGGCCTTACAGTGCCGTTGCAGGAATCGCATTTCGGAACCGATGGGGAATTTAATACATATTCTGCACCATATTTTTTGTTACACTTCATACAATAGTTTTTATTGGCATTTCCATGAAGCTCAACTACATTCTTTGAACCGGCTTCAGTATGGAGATTATCGATATTCTGTGTCACTACAGCCCTTATTTTTCCTGCCTCCTCCAGCTTCGCAAGGGCTATATGGCATCGATTGGGTTTCACATCCCTGTAAACCATAAACTTCTTATAAAATTCAAAGAATTTCTCGGGATATTGATCAAAAAAGGTTCTGCTCAATATTACCTCAGGCGGAAAACCTTCACCATCCATCTGAAAAATTCCCTCTGAAGACCTAAAATCGGGTATTCCACTCTCTGTTGATACACCTGCACCTGTAAATGCAACAATGTTTTCTGAGGATGATATTGAATCAATTAGCATTTGTATGTCATTATTCAATTTAGCCCCTCCATTTCCATGTATATTATACAAATATATTATTTCTTTATTAACGATATTTCAAGAATGTATTCATATATACATATTTTTGATATGATAATTATAATAACCTATGGAAGAATTATTAGTATGAATACTTCACTAAATTCACAAATACCAGGGTTTAAAGCTGATGGGACTTGTACCATTTCAGCTCTAAAGAAAGCAGTGAAGGAAGCCCGACCCGACCACCAACACAGATACAAAGAGATTATCAACTGCATGCAGACATAGAGAGTCAAGCAAATGCCGGGCTCTCTATGCTAGACCTCACGCTCACTACTCACATATTCTATCTGCTTACGCTCACTTTATAATTCTAGCCAGCGTTTTCTCAAAACACCTATCAATTTCCTCAAATCGAATATTGGGAACATAATAAGTTTCAAGTTTATCATGCAATGCTTTAGCCCTGTTTATTGTTTGAAGTGCAATTGACATAATGTTGTCGAATTCCTTAAGGTTTTGATTCAGATCGTCCTTATAATTTGCCAGTACAGCTCGATTCATATAAGCCTGCATATCGACTGAAGAGAATACACTGACCTTCGATGTGTGATATTCATTGGTTGTAGTAAATGCCACATCCAGATCTGGAATCAGCAGATGGTCAAGCTTGTAGGGATTGAGTGCACAATAATAAGCTTCAACATAGAGTCCTCTTTCAATTGCAGCTGCTTTAACCTTCTCTAGAATCAAGTCTTCATGGGTACCCAGTCCGCCTCTAAACTCATATACCTTTCCAGTAGTCATTATGGTATCAAGATAATTACAATATCCGTTTGGAGTAAGAGCACTAGCAAACATACTTCTCTGCTTACCTTCCTTGCCTACCTCTACACCACCAAGCACATCATCTATAATCTTTGCCGAGAATTTATTAACTTCCTCTTTGTTCAGTGCATCGGAATAGATTGCCGCACTACCTTCATATATTGCATAAGCAGCCTTTAAGTATTTGTAAGCCCTTGAGAATATGTATCCAATCTCCCTGGTTGTGTTTATTATGTCAGATTTATGAGCCCGAATGCCTTCCTCGTTCCAAAACTCTCCAAAATTAAGAATCTCATCCACCGCTCCGGGATGTTTGGGGTCTACCACATGAGGAGCCGTTCCATCAAGGAATACTACTCCTAAATCAGGCACCTTAACCCCATCTAACGAATTGTTATCAGATGAGCAGTGTAAATACTCCAGATCGTATCCCCTGCTCTGCATTTCCGCTCCCATACGTTTCATAAATGTTGATTTTCCAACACCTGGACCACCCTTGATGACAAATATTCTATCCGCTTCTTCCTGGGTTATGATATTGCTGTAATAGCTAAAAAAACCAAGAGATGTATTCCCTCCCGGGAATAGATGCCTAATTTTGCCCTGAGACATATAAATCCCTCCATTGGGTTAATATTGCAACCTATCATTAGACTGCAATATTAATATATGAATCAGCTGATATTTGGTGAACTATTAAAAGATTGATATCTACCTCTTAAAATCATAGACCTGATATATTTCAAATATAATTGCTCCCAATAAAATTACAAGCCCAAAATACGCTGCACCAATGATCATACGCTTTCTGGCATCCAACTCATAATATGACTTGTCCGGGTTTCTCCAGTATGAAATTGTTTGGAAAATGCCTAAAATTAGTATAAGTATCATTAATGGACTCCTGAAATAAAAAGAGGCTAGAATCATAAAAACTATACCGAATATCCATACTTTCGGCGACAGGCCAGAGATAATTCTGCCACCATCCAACGGATTAATGGGTATAAGGTTGAAAAGATTTATCATAAGCCCTACATAGGTTAAAAAAAGCATGGGCTTGCTTCCCGTAATGGAGTAAATACCCAGGCACGCCAACGCACCAATACTTCCTAGTACGGGTCCTCCAAAAGATACTTTAACCTCAACCTCAACGTTCTTAGGCATCTCCTTCATGGAAATAAATGCACCTAAAAAAGGAATGAATATTGGTATAGAAACATTAAGGCCGCACTTCTTTGCAACAAGGTAGTGTCCCATTTCATGTACAAGTATCAGCAGTACAAATCCAATTGCAATAGGAAGCCCATATCTTTGCGTCTCAACTGCAATCATAAGAAACATTGAACCAAATGTAGCGGCAAACTTCCCAAGCTTTAGAAAAACAAATAAAAACTTGAGCTTGCTGAGGATAAGTAATAAAATGGCTTT
The Pseudobacteroides sp. genome window above contains:
- a CDS encoding phosphate--AMP phosphotransferase, which codes for MIKKFDFHKFKSPYEKMKRAELGERLAKLQRLVKNKKIPVLIIIDGWESSGKGFVLNDLIRELDPRSYKVSVFDKPTDEENERSFLWRFWSKVPKKGDMAIFDRSFYFDIMNKISIEADELKRDIRDISTIEKQLHDDNTIIIKYFLHVKEKTQKERIDELTNHKYSELLVTDRDIQQNQNYKNYCKHFDNILKLSSFRYSPWNIISGEDLKNASKTILGMTIDLIQEGMERLEAKDNNNEGYIRGHDAKVKPLENVDLSLTIKQDYYESKLKKLQKEAQKIAYKMYAKGIPGIIVFEGMDASGKGGAIQRLTGFMDPRGYYVVPTSAPNETEKQHHYLWRFYRDHPAKGNIAIFDRSWYGRVLVERVEGFAKINEWVRAYEEINQMEKHLHNFGTFVLKFFIYIDKDEQLKRFRDRENEPDKEYKITDEDWRNRKKWDSYIEAMNEMLVRTDTDYAPWIIIEGQDKKYARIKVLQEFIKHAKNHFKI
- a CDS encoding NAD-dependent protein deacylase, with the translated sequence MLIDSISSSENIVAFTGAGVSTESGIPDFRSSEGIFQMDGEGFPPEVILSRTFFDQYPEKFFEFYKKFMVYRDVKPNRCHIALAKLEEAGKIRAVVTQNIDNLHTEAGSKNVVELHGNANKNYCMKCNKKYGAEYVLNSPSVPKCDSCNGTVRPDVVLYEEMLDEEKLYRAKWYIRDADMVIVIGTSLVVYPAAKLIKYFEGDKLVIINMTDTPFDSTAMLQIRQKAGYVMWKVAEALT
- a CDS encoding ATPase, which codes for MSQGKIRHLFPGGNTSLGFFSYYSNIITQEEADRIFVIKGGPGVGKSTFMKRMGAEMQSRGYDLEYLHCSSDNNSLDGVKVPDLGVVFLDGTAPHVVDPKHPGAVDEILNFGEFWNEEGIRAHKSDIINTTREIGYIFSRAYKYLKAAYAIYEGSAAIYSDALNKEEVNKFSAKIIDDVLGGVEVGKEGKQRSMFASALTPNGYCNYLDTIMTTGKVYEFRGGLGTHEDLILEKVKAAAIERGLYVEAYYCALNPYKLDHLLIPDLDVAFTTTNEYHTSKVSVFSSVDMQAYMNRAVLANYKDDLNQNLKEFDNIMSIALQTINRAKALHDKLETYYVPNIRFEEIDRCFEKTLARIIK
- a CDS encoding site-2 protease family protein, yielding MDLNKRSDDDFSKDSFSKRNEYSEYTTDEKYGPAKSASGKKTAALAGVGGLLLILWKFKAILLLILSKLKFLFVFLKLGKFAATFGSMFLMIAVETQRYGLPIAIGFVLLILVHEMGHYLVAKKCGLNVSIPIFIPFLGAFISMKEMPKNVEVEVKVSFGGPVLGSIGALACLGIYSITGSKPMLFLTYVGLMINLFNLIPINPLDGGRIISGLSPKVWIFGIVFMILASFYFRSPLMILILILGIFQTISYWRNPDKSYYELDARKRMIIGAAYFGLVILLGAIIFEIYQVYDFKR